The window TGATTGTCACGGCTGTAGCTGTTAAGGCCATTATTACAATTATTGAATACTTTGGCTGTCAGAaatacatcttagtgggcccatagagctcggATGTTGCATGCTCTTCAAACAATTGCAGAGGACTGTTTGTGTATGAAGAAGGGATGGTACCATGGATATTACGTGGGAGAAAAAGAGATGTCGTTGATGGGGGAATGGTTTTCTTTTCAAAcatagaaataagagagagaggttatTATGGGAGAGTTAAAAAGAGCCAAGAGAAAAAGTAGGAcagatagcaaaaaaaaaaaagaaggataaaaATGATAAGATCTTAGGGGAGATCTGCCACATGCCctctcctcacatgtggcacttgCGTAaggctatctagaccatccaaattttagggcaaatcatgggtggaacatatctgaAAAATAACACTTATGAAGCAATCCTTAACATCAAATTGATGGGTATGAAATTAAGGGTTGAAAGTAAAatagtgaatggtccaaattatAAGGGCAAATCAGATGGTTGCTATCATCTACTCATTgtgatttttggttcatgctccACACAGAATCAAGTCAGCAATTTGATTGGTCTTGATTTTGTACAACTACACCATTTGCACAGTGGAAGAGTCAACATCATTTCTACACTATTGCTAAACTATTTTATAGGAGTCTAGCTCTTAAGGGAAAGAAACATGCTTAAAAAACGAAAGATATGTGCTTGAGTGGGAGGAAGTGAAGGGGTGTGAGCATAGAAGTTCGGAAGTTTGCTACAATAGATTTGTATGTATAGTCCTGTAAGAAACATCGGCACTATGGCCTTTGGATTCtgggtcattccattcgcacgaTGGACATGCCATTGTAAACTATTTTACAAGAGTCTAGCTCTTAAGGGGAAGAAACATGCttcaaaaaagaaagagatgTGCTTGAGTGGGAGGAAGTGAAGGGTTGTGAGCATAGAAGTTTGGAAGTTTGCTACAATAGGTTTGTATGTATATTCTTGTAGACACATCGGCACTATGGCCTTTGGATTCGTGGTCATATTCTATTCGCACGATGGACATACCATGGtacctaaaaaaaagaaaaaagttgcaGTTTACAGTTTAGTATGTCTCTACTAATCATTACCATCATCATCGATTGAAATATTTGCATCGTCATCCTTTAAACTATATTTGTGCAATAGATTGTTTGAtaactcatcatcatctaagccttattcgaAGTAATTTGGGTCAGCTACACAAATCTCGTCTACACTATGCCACTTTATCATGGGCcacatcctcagttaaaccacaAGTTGTCAAGtcctttcttactacctccactcatgtccttttgggcctttcccttgcccttttagagagTTCAACTTGAACTGACTCACTCCCAACCGGTGCAGTTctaggcagtgttcgaaatatcagtaccGTGTTGCGTATTgtacccttgggatatggatacgtatcggttatcgcatgggatatataggttgtatcgcgtaatgtatcgctgttgttagAAACATAGGGAAATTAGTTgagtttttcaatgaaacttcaatgattgttaaaaaagacatcaatacacacttataaatcaaaacattacaaaaaacaagtgcagataataggttttctttgtatggggtcctaatctatgcattgtctaattgaattgatgcaagtctattaatataatttataaatgtaagaagacatgtggaaacacaatcaatatattcaaaagcaaaagaagaatcactagatcaggttacatacatgttcgatTTTATGTTTAGACATAAAggttgcaactgatttgcgagaaattggaaatttttgatttttttttttttttaaatttaaattttttgcaactcggcccatctcctccaaatctcgaaattgaagctcccaatccatgatttttcatgtaaaaacatgaaaaatcatgtatttgtaacaatttgacattgagtTAACATAATTTACAGGAAAAAAAGGGTTGAACATCGGAAATGcttaccggatcgaacatgtgggatatatcccactacgtatacgtttcgtatcacacagatgagatacaagatatatggtgggatatattggctgatatcgttGATGCTTAAAACACTGGTTCTAggtctttgttgcacatggtcaaaccatcaaagtctactttccctcatcttattacctattgatgctactcctaagttccttcGGATGCATTCATTCcctccttgtcttgccacttatCCATCTTAACATTCGCATTTCCGCTACACCCATCATATGAACATATAATTCCTTGactacccaacattttgtcccataaagcacaATTGGTCTTAAagctatcttataaaatttccccttcaattcttcttaaaaaaaataaaataaataaaatttcccGTTCAATTTCATTGGTATGCATTGGTCACATGAAACTCCAGATGCAAATCTCCACTTCTTCCACCCAGCTCTCATTTtttgagcaacatccttctcaatcgcTCCTCTCTAAGCTGGTTGTAATTTGTGTTtttagtcattttttttttcctgtcttCTTAGTAATAAATCTTCATTACCtttccaataaaaaaagaaaagaaaagaaaaaggacatAAGAGAGAAGAGAATTGCATTGTAATGAGGCTAGTCCCCCCCCCCGGTCAAAGGCAGTGAGTTGATTGACCAAGTCATACACTCTATTTTTGTCCgaataattttaaaaactttataTTCTAAAGCATTCCTTCATagttctagctttgtgtttacccttacctcatcacatcaatcaaaactatgtcatttgcaaacaataTGCATCACGAGATCTCTTCCTGTAAATGCCTAGTTAACTCGTCCATAGCCCAATGCAAAAAGGTACGGGCTGGATGCCGACCCATAGTGCAAGGTGATGGTAACTGAAAACTCAATTGATTCTCCATCAACGGTACTCACATTTGTTACCGCTCCGTTATACATATTCTTAATCATGTTACATCTTGAAACtcctttcccaacacccaccataTTAACCCTCTAGGAAACTTAAATACTAGGCTTGTCTATGGGTCGGGTTCAGGTTGAGTATTGGTGCATCCATATCTGGATCCAACAATTGAATCTTAAGTCCCATTTGGTTCTGATATAGGCACCATCTATGAGGTacaaaatccaaatccaattgGATTCAGGTACTCTGTTGGGTCCAAATTTGAACGTGAATTAGAATTTGGAACGGGTTGGATCTAGAATTGGGTCCATACTAGAAAAATGAGTTTtatgatttttaaataataaatataaatataattaaataaaggattaatataaaagaaaatcatatattttggTACCAGACCAGATTATTTTATGGATCCAAACCTGATCCTATTCATAATACAGCCCAAAATCTTGATTAAACTGGGTTGTATATTTGAGGTATCAACAGATCCTGGTACCTGTTTACACTTTACAGCCCTAATAAATACTGCTTAAAAAACAAGAACAAAGTTAAATATAGGTGTTTCTGTAATAGCTGTGCTGTGTGCATGTGGCATGTCTTTCTTGGGTCGTAGACAtggtatattttttaaaattggaGTTTCTATATGGCTTATTGCAaatcttacacacacacacacacacacgtacatatacgtgtgtgtgtgtctatatatatagaggtgggcatcggtccggatcggagcagattgggttcaacccgatcagatccgaaatggCAATGGTTTGACCCGTACTCGATCAGATCCGGAATCAAATCCTGGTCACCTGATCCGAACAGATCCGATACATAATTCgcctgacctgaaccgagtccgacttggtcagagaaatcgagtcgaattgagttgggtacgattcggatttgtgtgaatttaatttaacgtttcatataatgtggtccacttcaacctttaatatatgctatttttttgctcaaggcataaattgatatgtcaaaatggatgaacggcttaaataaaacatatacatcaaggtgggccccaaatggcTCTGAAAGAGCTTTTCACCTGCGTATTCAGGTTTTCACTGGACGTTACTTTACTTGCACGGCAAGAAATTGCTTTTCACGCAAGCACATGCACAGTTTTGATTTTGTATCTATATTAGCAAGTTGTGTGTGTttaatcatggggtatgtgttatatccaaaccgtccatccatttggtgacctcgtattaaggcttgagacgaaaaataagacagatctaactatcaagtagaccacacgaattgtttaacggcgaaaatcattctctgctgctatttgtggtgtggtcgagatgatctttcgatattattcattttttggataatgtcctataatgatctctaaaagtatatgaacggtgtagatataataaatacatcactgtgggggccatataactttgatctcctttgaaccgttcgtacaactcggagctcgaggaacgCAGACGGTATTGACGGATGGGCTACTCGCCTACTCCCTGCCACCAGCAAATGGCCcgtggtcggtgctgtgtgggccccaccatgatgtatgtgtttcatccatgccctccatctatttttatagatcattttatgttatgagaataaaaatgaggtacgtagaaatctcaagtggaccacattgtaggaaacagtgttgaatgaacgttgaccattaaaaacgttttggaggccataaaagtttttgatcaggctgatatttattgtaTACCCGACGTCAAAACCGGGTCGGGTTTGTTTGGGTCAGTTCGGACCCATTCGGTCCGGGTATTCGGACGGGATCTGTTTGGATACAGTGCTATTCGAACCCGATTCGAAATATTTTCGGATTTGGACCATCAGAATCAATCAGGCCCGATcagaccgtcggttctgttcagaacggtaccgagttgggtctggtcgggtcggatccaccggatagGGCCTAAGttgcccacctctctctctctctctatatatatatacacttctTGCATATGCAACCATCTATAGTACTCATTTATCGGTTAAATAAAATCATCAGTTTATCGCTTGCTTCCTGCTTTCCTTGGGAAAATCTATCATTTCTACTCATACATGCATGCAAAAACAACTACACGAGGGAGAATAGTGAAAGTTATGTCACTTAAATCCCATGATCTCACAAGCATTTAATATACTTTCCCATTCTTGATTTTGATACAGAATTTCTTGGCTCTATGCGCTAGTGGTTATTATGATGGCACTATATTTCATCGGAATATCAAAGGTTTTATGATCCAAGGTGGGGATCCCACAGGCACAGGTAAAGGCGGGACCAGCATTTGGGGGAAAAAGTTCAATGATGAGATACGAGAGTCACTCAAGGTACTCCATGCCAGGCCTTCTTAATCTCGAAGCTGCATCTTAAGCTGGTTTCTGTGTCTAAGTTATCCTAGCTGAATGaaagcatcatcatcaccatagcaTTGTCCCAGCTATATGGGGCCAGCTTACCTAGCTGAATGAATGTAGGATGCAAAAAATAAGTTATTAAGGTACCACTTTGGATGTTCCTGAAATCACCACCAGATCAGGCATACAGGGTGATTCAAATATTACATTTGGGATGGGCACTATTTCCGGTTTTGCATTTGTAGAAGGAAGCCTTTTGCATCCCGAATCACCATTAAGGTGGCATATAGTCTGGTGAGAAGCTATGTGCATGGAGAAAGAGGCAGAGAATTCTATCCACACCAAAAGGTGAAAACACCCAACGTGCCCTGAATCATaggaagaccaaagacacaacgGTGGAAAAGCTCTTATTCCTAACCAAATGTTTTATTGTCTTTGGACGATTAGGCCGTGTTTgctagatgcctaaaaatgagttaatctattttagttaacaataattatgtatttGAGAACTTGATCTCTAATACCCAATTACATCCTGAACTCATCATTTAGAGAtctcaagatctctaatacataattactgttagctAAAAggaaatgaactcatttttaactGTCTACCAAACGGGGCCTGGTATCTTTCGTTGGCTTTAATCAGCTTAGTAAACTGTTATGTTGGGCTGAGCAATACTGTTCAGCTAGTGTGTACTTCTCATCTAACTAGCCTTTGCTGATGCATGAGTCCATCCTTCAGGCTGGCATACTAATCAGGGGCTGCACTAACAAATATCCTGGCTGTTGTGGTATTTGGTTTTGTAGCACAATGCAAGGGGGATACTTTCAATGGCAAATAGTGGGCCAAACACAAATGGGAGCCAGTTCTTCATCAGTTTTGCGAAGCAACCGCATCTGAATGGATTGTACACTATATTTGGAAGAGTGATTCATGGGTTTGAAGTTCTCGATCTCATGGAAAAGGTACTTGGGTCTTTATTGCCTCAACTGATCTATGTATCCAGCTCACACCATTCCATTCTCCTGTTATATGCTTTGTGAAATGTAGTGACTGGTTTATTTATTGACAAATGCTCCGAGGTGCTCAGAACACTAATTTCTAGAGCTCCTAGTTGCCCTGGGACACAGTCCAATACATTGATCCAGACTGCTCATTAGGTACAAGGCCCATTTCATAGGCCACCATGCACACATACAACAATTTGACAAATCTTAGCCATTTCATCAATGGCATTAATATGGATGGccaagattgtttacacaaatAGGTCCAACCAAtggtttgatccatctatttgttgaggcccattatggattgcttatggttgtaaagaatcacttttgttaggcaatgtAACCATTCCATCCGTGGCCAGCAAAAGGGATGGGGATAGAAAATAAGGCCAGATgagggatggattggatcatccgatcagtgaAATTTATGCATAACAGTGtgaaatgtgttctggacttaatAGGGATGCGAGTTGCGTGTAACCCTTGTTACATAGAACCTGTGTAACCCaaagctctgtgaggcccaccacgatgtctgtgtgacatccactcagtccatcagttttgccagatcatttttggatgtgagcccaaaaatgaggcagatccaaaactcaagtggaccacaccacaagaaacagtgggtattgaacgcccacctttgaaaccttgctGAGGTTCACCGTGAtctttatataccatccaaacttcCTATATCCTGGAGGGAATCACCTTATGCGTGGGTTATGTGGCATATAGAGATcacggtgagccctaggaaggtttcaatggtgggtgttcaatacccattgtttcttgtggtgtggtccacttgagttttggatctgtctcaattttgggctcacatccaaaaatgatctggcaaactgatggatagagtggatgtcacatggacATTGCTGTGGGCCTCACAGCTTTGGGTTACAAGGGTTACACGCAACTCATATCCACTTATAATAGATAGTTCAAATCTATTGACGATGCAACTCGAATCACTGTAACTTAGAAGTGctatgagagcactggagcatttctcgtACTTATTTAATTTCAACTGAAATAGCTTATTTGCACCCCTCTTTTAATCTCTTTTACAGACCCCAACAGGACACGCAGATCGACCGCTTGCAGAGATCAGGCTGAATCGTGTAACCATCCATGCAAATCCTCTTGCTGGCTAACTTCTTTGCCAATATTGTAAGCCTCTTTTATCTCTTTGGCTCTCAAACCTTGATAGATACATCGACTACTAAATCTGTTTGATCATGAAGGTGAAAAGGTAGGGCTTCCATGATGCATTCGGATTCTCACCCATTGATTTCTTGTGTGCATTCACTGAAAACTGAGATAGCATACTAGTGTGGGTTTCTGTAGAGTATGTACATACCATCTGTTACTGACAATTTTTCCTTCCCAAGGTGCAAACACTAGTGTATTAGTTTGTATTAATAGTCTTGAGAGATGGGTTGTAGCATCTGTACTTGAACTAGTAAAATGCAGGTGGAACATGGCATACCCAAAAAAATCTTCTCATCAACAACTTGGTTTTGGACACTGAACAAAGGTTATGGGCATCTGCATAGATGCATGCCATGCTGGTGGAGGATTCATTCACATAATGAGGCAGGGGATGAAACATTAAGATGCCAAATTCAGCATGGAATAAGCTGTTTTGTTTCACATGGAtgtagtgttcgaagtatcgctGCAAGTTTTGCTGGCTGGGGATGCAGAAACAATATCAATTTCTCTGATAATATTGCAGATAACCAGAAATGCGGAGAAACATGTGGACAATGGTagatttttttagtgaaacttcaggagatgctaaaatacacatatttgtatatttaggaatGAAAGCGGGGGAGAGGGAGTGCTTCCCTTTGGTTGAATGGTACGCATCTCCTCATCCCTGTTCGATTTGGCTTGGACCACCTTAGTTATGGATTAGTCATGGATTTCCCGATTAGGCCCAAATCATAAATgtcatctaatggacggtgtgtatgGTACTCAACACATTATATTGGACTTTGTGCAGCTTGAGAATATGGCGATTCATGCATGCGATCATTCCATATTACGGTTCTTGACAATAAATTAGCAAGAACAATAAAATCTTCTCATGGGATATTGTCTTTAAATGGAGGGTATTTTAGTTAAGTAAAAGTCATGAAATTATAAGCGGGATGGATTGAATTTCTTATTTGAAACTTGGGAGGATTAGGCAGTGACCACTCTAGTAGCCAGGTTGGTAGAAAAGTTCATGGCCCTAaattgatgtatgcgtttcatccatgccgtccttccattttcccagctcattttaggtcatgagtccATAAATGAGtgagacccaaatctcaggtggactacatcacaggaaacggtggtgattgccCGCCATAAAAACTTTCTGAaggccccaaaagttttggatcaagttgatatttgtgtttttacttcgtcCGGGTttgtctgacctaatcaacagaccggttggatggcaaataaacattatagcgggctttaaaaagtttttaatggtgggcgtttattTGTGTGAAAACTCAATTGTAATTTCTATGTCTAACTCATGTGATAAACAAGACCTGATGCACCCAACTTGAATTATAATGGATTGGGTCTGGGTCCAAATGTCTGTTTTGATTCTTAGATGGGCTAGATGCAAGGCTCCCTTCAACCAAACCCATTCGCAACCCTAATCACATCTACGGTGGTGCCTCAGCTaaccatagtgacaaatcttACTCTTGTCAATTTTCTCgagggattttaaaatttttaatgttttTCTTGCAATATTGTCGTAAAAATCCGGCTGAAAATAAaactttcctatatatatatatatatatatatatatatatagaatgagTAACAAATTAATTATTTTAACTTTTAAATAATGTTTTTACTTCAAAAAAAAATGTGATAATTTTGTCATAAAATAGTGAAAAATTAAAAGCTTAAGAGATTCGAAAATCTTGTGATATTATAATGATAACATCATTTAATCAAACTGTcagtgaaattttattttttttcaaaatcttggcaTAATTTGTCACAATTCTATTGGAAGCCGGAGTCAGTGATCTTGTGGCCCATTTtagagcttgtatttggaatgcatgaGCATGCAAATCACAGTTACACTGGATTTAAGGTGATTTTGAATCCTTAGTTGTGTTTAGTTAGAATCTAATACAAACCAAACCTTCTTTTTGGAAGCTTATATTTTAGAATGCATTGAAATTTTTTAGTATATTCAAGTAATctaaatttgattaactaaatcaactttaatattccaATTTAGTATACATACGAGATATTTGATAGCATAATTGTCATAAGCTCAATGGAATATATAATTTTGTCAAAAATGAGGAAATACTAAGCCTTGGGTGGGTCATAAACGTAAGAATCAAAAACAAACAACACATTAATGTtttttgaaccatccatttagatgtccaatgtttggacggtttggataatttTATTGATATGATTTTAGTATTGTAACTGATAATTAAATTGTTTTGGGGTATTATTGTTGTGCTTATGCTACATGTATAATAGATTATTAGCCTTGCGACCCCTTTGttaaaaatgagcttgaaaagtcATTTCACTTTGATTGCAAGCCAAACACAAAAAGTAGCTACTATATTTAAAATACAGCCATTTATCTCCAAATCAAGGTGCCAATGGACCCTCCACATGATCCCGTCCGTAGGAGCTGTGGGGCTTACATCTTGCCTTTTTCTGCTGGGACAAACTAGTTTTACGTGAGAAAGATACCGGGTCATATGCATTCTCTGACGAGAGCTGTTACTCCCACCTGCGCTTATAGCACATTCCCTTCACGCATGCAGCACTAGGCTGTCAGGTCGTGTGCCCCACCTTCTCGATGCCCTGGCCTCACAATCATGCTACTCCTGATGGAAGGGGAATGATCACGTACGTGTGTGAATgtttgatgtgtggggcccacccctgaTGTTTATGCATAATCCAGACCACAGCACATGGAGCAATGTACGGTGATTCTCCATAGATGATGGGCcactagttttttatttttcttctgatCCTTGCTGGTTCTTGGGACAGGGCATCTGAACGGTGGAGCCCAGCTTGAAATCAtctccatccaaaactcaggttgtcTTACATTGTTAAACCTTTAATagtaccaaaaataataataagtataTGGTAAAACTCGGCCACGGCACTGGGAAGAATATGGGAGGGAATGCTGACCCTTGATTTAGACTAGGGCCCACCGAGTAgcaaaatggcctgatttttggcatgGCCTCTCATCCATACCAGCTAAAGGTCTTGAATGGACTGGATTGCATATAAGCTACAGGCGAACTGGTTCCctattgcatggcccacctgagtgttatATTACCGCATGGGTCTTATGGACAGGTTAAATGTCCTGAATAGACCGCTTGGCCCCGCTTCTGTGGGCAAAGATTGGATACTACCCCACCATGACCTaactagagatggacggtcatgTAGGGGCCTCTATGGGACTCATCCTGATctttatgttttatccacgccgtacatttaTTTTCACATaacattttaggtcatgagcccaaaaaaagaggcagatcaaaggctcaagtaacCACACCATATTAAGCAGCGGAGATTAAGCTGTTTCCATTGAAGACTTCCTagggctaccatgatgtttatttgccatccaacctgttcataatgccAGTAGACTCGtatttatcagcttgatccaaaacttccatggcctccaagaagttttcacgGTAGGATTTAAATCCTTGCCACTTCACCTAAAGTGGTACACTTAGCATCGGTCGGCCTCCTTttcgagctcatgccctaaaatcatcttttCAGagtaaatggacggcgtggattaaacatatagaTCACGGTAGGTCTCACAGAACCCCAAAATGACCGTCCGTTTCTAAGAAGGTACTGGTGGGACAGGACCCAATTCCCACTTCTGTCCGTTACAACCGGAGCGCGCCCTCACATGATTGCGGTGCGGACATTTTCGTGCAGACATTCCTGTAAcgcaaagctctgtgggcccactgcaatgtctgtgtgaaatcctctccatccatttgttttgccgaGTCATGTCACGATGATatcctaaaaaatgaagcagatccaaggctcacgtGCCCGCGCCACAAGAAACGGTAGGGATTGAAAGCTCACATTGGAACCTTATGGTgctcacaggagttttggatcacactcatatttgtgttttcccttcatcctggtggggaccaccttatgaacggattggatggcatctaagatcacggtgagccccacgaTGGAAACAGATtgagtgctatgtgggccccaaaatgatatatttgtttcattcatgccatccatctaatttttcagatcattttatcatatgagtcgaaaaatgagttatatcccaatctcaaatggacctcattttaagaaacagtgttaaatgagcgtcgaccactaaaaacttcttggggccataaatgttttggatcaagctaatatatatatatatatatatatatatatatatatagccttaatctggtctgtatgacctaatcaacagattgaatgtcaaataaatagtacagtgggccgtaggaggattttaatggtggatatcccatcactattgttttcatgtggtgtggtccaactgagattatatccctctaattttcctaaaactctaaaatgatatttaaaaatggatgaacggaatggatgaaacacatacatcatgttggggcccacagatcaccgaccaccagccaccgggctggtggcagggggagtagccaatcggtttccCACCacgacgtttttaatggtcagcgttTCTATACGAACTTTTTTCCTATGGTAAGgtattgaatctgcctcatttttgggccctttAATTGTAACATGAGCGGgctaaaatgatggacggagtggatttcataagaGTAtctcggtaggccccacagagcttcaGTTCACAGGCACTCGCGTCCCTCGAGTACCACCTTCCAAACCCTTCTTCCTCACCTTTCCTCTAccaaatcaaaacaaaaatccTCTGCATCGGATACTCAGCCTTCGAATCTCTTCGTGAGAAAATGGCGTTAGATAATCCCGCAGATGAAGAAGAGAAGAAGTCAGAGTATCCTTTGGTTTCGAAGCCCCCTCCAGATTCTAAAGATGAGATTCGCGTGCTTTCCGAATCCAATTCTTCTCAGAAGCAGAAGCAGAAGCAGAAGGATATTTCTCCCGCCAAACCCTCTCGCTCCGCCATAGAATTCATTCTCTCCATCGCTAGGAAGCTCTCAGCTCAGCCTCTCCAGAATTCAGAGCCAGGCGCGTGGGGAGTCCTCACCGCCATCTCCGCCAACGCTCGCAAACGCCCGCAGGTATGTAACCCTAGCAGGGTATCGGTGTGTGcgggtttttcttctttttcttgaaaAGAATGTGAAAATGCACAATGCTTAGCT is drawn from Magnolia sinica isolate HGM2019 chromosome 5, MsV1, whole genome shotgun sequence and contains these coding sequences:
- the LOC131246385 gene encoding peptidyl-prolyl cis-trans isomerase CYP18-1, translated to MSVTLHTNLGDIKCEIACDEVPKTAENFLALCASGYYDGTIFHRNIKGFMIQGGDPTGTGKGGTSIWGKKFNDEIRESLKHNARGILSMANSGPNTNGSQFFISFAKQPHLNGLYTIFGRVIHGFEVLDLMEKTPTGHADRPLAEIRLNRVTIHANPLAG